A genomic stretch from Arachis stenosperma cultivar V10309 chromosome 3, arast.V10309.gnm1.PFL2, whole genome shotgun sequence includes:
- the LOC130969187 gene encoding tropinone reductase homolog At5g06060-like, protein MMHQPQCVVALHTPSLSLSLSKLRTTTPHSHSHSHSNSITMLHAPPTHPKWSLQGMTALVTGGTRGIGHAIVEELVGFGARVHTCARNEAELTKSLIQWNDSGFDVTGSVCDVSVPHQREKLMDSVCSQFQGKLNILINNVGTNIRKPMTELTTAEISRLMDTNLGSTFHICQLAYPLLKASGIASVVFVSSVSGFVSLKSMSVQGATKGAINQLTRNLACEWAKDNIRSNAVAPWYIKTSMVEKVLSNKEYVEEVYSRTPLGRLGNPAEVSSVVAFLCLPASSYITGQIICVDGGMTVNGFYPTHT, encoded by the exons ATGATGCATCAACCTCAATGTGTAGTTGCTCTCCATACTCCatcactctcactctcactctccAAACTCAGAACAACAACACCACATTCACATTCACATTCACATTCAAATTCGATCACCATGTTGCACGCGCCGCCGACACATCCCAAGTGGTCTCTCCAAGGAATGACAGCCCTTGTCACCGGTGGAACCCGCGGAATCGG GCACGCCATTGTGGAGGAACTGGTTGGGTTTGGAGCAAGAGTGCACACGTGTGCAAGGAACGAAGCTGAGCTCACCAAGTCTCTCATCCAATGGAATGATTCTGGTTTTGATGTTACTGGCTCTGTTTGCGATGTCTCCGTCCCTCATCAGAGGGAGAAGCTGATGGACTCTGTGTGTTCTCAATTCCAAGGGAAACTCAACATCCTT ATAAACAATGTAGGGACAAACATTAGGAAACCAATGACAGAACTCACTACTGCAGAGATTTCCAGACTCATGGATACCAATTTAGGGTCCACCTTTCATATATGCCAACTTGCATATCCACTTCTGAAAGCATCTGGAATTGCAAGTGTTGTGTTTGTCTCGTCGGTTTCTGGTTTCGTCTCCCTGAAGTCCATGTCGGTTCAAGGAGCAACAAAAG GAGCAATTAATCAACTTACAAGGAATCTAGCTTGTGAGTGGGCAAAGGACAATATAAGGAGTAATGCAGTTGCACCCTGGTACATCAAAACCTCGATGGTTGAAAAA GTGCTGAGCAACAAGGAGTATGTGGAAGAGGTGTACTCGAGAACCCCACTTGGGCGACTAGGAAATCCAGCAGAAGTGTCTTCTGTTGTTGCTTTTCTGTGCTTACCAGCATCATCATACATCACTGGCCAGATTATTTGTGTTGATGGAGGGATGACCGTAAATGGATTCTACCCAACTCATACATAG
- the LOC130965209 gene encoding transcriptional regulator TAC1-like translates to MEKQSDDEQDHRRRAEKVVVSSSSDYGNEVQAVNNVNPTRSYECNFCKRGFSNAQALGGHMNLHRKDKAKIKEQQQFSSSSNQTTHHQQFLLEGNLGSNNDNNKELLNVPHQPVMDDETNNNNVVMMRQLPLFSESSSSPHHLQQQEVDQISGQQGPSSSSELDLELRLGLEPPQGSNSSSATITGTRKFF, encoded by the coding sequence ATGGagaagcaatcagatgatgaacaaGATCATAGAAGAAGAGCAGAAAAGGTTGTTGTGAGTAGTAGCAGTGACTATGGGAATGAAGTGCAAGCAGTGAATAATGTGAATCCAACAAGGTCATATGAATGCAACTTCTGCAAGAGAGGCTTCTCTAATGCACAAGCACTTGGAGGTCACATGAACCTTCATAGGAAGGACAAAGCAAAGATCAAAGAGCAGCAAcagttttcttcttcttcaaatcaAACTACTCATCATCAACAATTTTTATTGGAGGGGAATCTTGGTAGTAACAATGATAATAATAAAGAGCTTTTGAATGTGCCTCATCAACCAGTTATGGACGATGaaaccaataataataatgttgtGATGATGAGGCAGTTACCACTCTTTTCagaatcatcatcatcacctcATCATCTTCAACAGCAAGAAGTGGATCAAATTTCTGGTCAACAAGGTCCCTCATCATCTTCAGAATTAGACCTTGAACTAAGATTAGGGCTTGAGCCTCCACAAGGATCTAATTCATCATCAGCTACAATAACGGGTACTAGAAAATTCTTTTGA